In Falco biarmicus isolate bFalBia1 chromosome 5, bFalBia1.pri, whole genome shotgun sequence, a single genomic region encodes these proteins:
- the GPR22 gene encoding G-protein coupled receptor 22, translated as MCFSPILEVNMQSESNITVRDAIDDIDTNMYRPLSYPLSFQVSLTGFLMLEIVLGLGSNLTVLVLYCMKSNLINSVSNIITMNLHVLDVIICVGCIPLTIVILLLSLESNTALICCFHEACVSFASVSTAINVFAITLDRYDISVKPANRILTMGRAVILMTSIWIISLFSFLIPFIEVNFFSLQSASTWENKTLLCVSTNEYHTELGMYYHLLVQIPIFFFTVIVMLITYTKILQALNIRIGTRFTTGQKKKARKKKTISLTTQHETTDVSHSSGGRNVVFGVRTSVSVIIALRRAVKRHRERRERQKRVFRMSLLIISTFLLCWTPISVLNTTILCLGPSDLLVKLRLCFLVMAYGTTIFHPLLYAFTRQKFQKVLKSKMKKRVVSIVEADPMPNNAVIHNSWIEPKRNKKITFEDNEVRQKCLVPQVVTD; from the coding sequence ATGTGTTTCTCCCCCATTCTGGAAGTCAACATGCAGTCTGAATCTAACATTACAGTTCGAGATGCCATTGATGACATCGACACCAACATGTACCGACCACTGTCATATCCATTAAGCTTTCAAGTTTCTCTCACTGGATTTTTGATGTTAGAAATTGTTTTGGGACTTGGCAGCAACCTCACCGTGCTGGTACTTTACTGTATGAAATCCAACTTAATCAATTCTGTCAGTAACATAATTACAATGAACCTTCATGTACTTGATGTAATAATTTGTGTGGGATGTATTCCTCTAACTATAGTTATCCTTCTGCTTTCACTGGAGAGTAACACTGCTCTCATCTGCTGCTTCCACGAGGCTTGTGTCTCTTTTGCAAGCGTTTCAACTGCAATCAACGTCTTTGCTATCACTTTGGACCGATACGACATCTCCGTAAAACCTGCCAATCGAATTCTGACCATGGGAAGGGCTGTGATATTAATGACATCAATATGGATCAtctcacttttttccttcctgattcCTTTCATTGAAGTCAACTTTTTCAGTCTTCAAAGCGCAAGTACTTGGGAAAATAAGACACTTTTGTGCGTGAGTACAAATGAATACCACACTGAGCTAGGAATGTACTACCACCTTCTTGTTCAGATTCCtatctttttcttcactgttatAGTAATGCTAATTACATACACCAAAATACTCCAGGCTCTAAATATTCGGATTGGTACAAGATTTACAACgggacaaaagaagaaagctagaaagaaaaaaaccatttcTTTGACCACTCAGCATGAGACTACAGACGTGTCCCACAGCAGTGGAGGAAGAAACGTCGTCTTTGGTGTAAGGACTTCTGTGTCTGTCATAATTGCTCTACGCAGAGCTGTAAAACGGCACCGGGAGCGACGAGAACGGCAAAAGAGAGTCTTCAGAATGTCCCTCTTGATTATCTCAACATTCCTTCTCTGCTGGACACCCATCTCTGTTTTAAACACCACCATCTTATGTTTAGGCCCAAGTGACCTTTTGGTAAAGTTGCGATTATGTTTTCTAGTAATGGCATACGGAACAACTATATTTCACCCTCTACTTTATGCATTCACAAGGCAAAAGTTTCAGAAAGTTCTGAAAAGTAAGATGAAAAAGCGAGTTGTTTCAATAGTGGAAGCAGACCCCATGCCAAATAATGCTGTAATACACAACTCATGGATAGAGcctaaaaggaacaaaaagattACCTTTGAAGACAACGAAGTAAGGCAGAAATGTTTAGTACCTCAGGTTGTCACTGACTAG